The genomic stretch tgtaattttattttattttttataacaactgatgttgtaattttttcttttgacaacaCTGATGTTGTAATTTTAATATCCGTCAGAAATATCATTTTCATATGCTTTAACCGAGACAATCCCACCTGAAATTATCAATTACAAAACAGCACCAAGGTAGCTATACACACTGTTACGGAGCTAATGAAATATTTGAATCCATGGAGTAAGACGAGCTTCCTGGAATCCTGGAATATGAATCCAAGTCACAATGTAAGCTTATTATAAGAGCACTTTTATCGGGCGTATTTAACCCGTCTCTACTgtatttatcattaaaaagaaaatgaaaaagaaaaaaaatagattgagACGTTTTTTATTTGGAGTCAAAGAAGAAACGTATACGGGACACGTGTGAACAAATTGAGAGGAGAGAGGAGGAGCATGGTTTCGTGCTCTGGTTctgttctctctctttctccctcACGAAGAACGGTGATTTTCTCTGGTGCTTCCACCGTTGTTCAACTTTCTTCTAAGAAACCGGAGATTTCCGACGGAGTTATGTCTCCTGCCTGCCTTCATCCACGCCGCCGGAGATTTCCTCTGACTGCCTTCACCCGCTCTGCCGCTTCTTCCGTACCGAGACTCTCTTCACAATCAGGTAATCATCGAAGTTGAGAACTTGATATAATGGGCTGATTCCTGGTTGAATTCATTAGGGTTTTGCTTCATTTGGTTGATAGCTTTTAAAGATTGGACCTTTAGCTATGTGGATGCTTTGTCTGTGAATCTTTGTGTAGCTTTTGTTGAGAAAAGTTGGATGATTTTTTTTCCGATGCAAAATGGTACTATGGGTGTTCTTAAAGGCAAGTTTTTTGATTATATTGTGACTGATTGTTCTGTAAATTTGGTTGCTTTGGATTATGTTTGAATGAATACTTTCACAGCCCTGTGAATTTTGATTGATGTTGATTCTTTGCTCAGCTTGCCATTTATCACGGCCACAGCTGATCTTTTAACTTCTGTCTTACAGAATGAAACCCATCTCCACAAAAAATCTCAACAAAGCTCAACAACGATGCAAAGCAGCTTCAAGACCATTCCTTTCAACCCTGACTTCTACTCCCaagcttctttcttcttcagttaCACACATCTCCTTTCTATCTTCTATTATTCAAAGCTTTGACAAgtacaagaaaataataaaagaaccAATCTTTTTGTACGTTTGAAACAGAGGAGATAGTTGTCCTGAGGTGGCTCTGTGTATTTTATTGCATTGCTCAGGCTTCTCGGAATCACCTGCAACACACAAGGCTCATCGCACAAAGAGTACAATGCAAAACAGGTTAGGATGATCAATGCTTGTCTTAAAAATGTGCTTGTTCTCTTGTTCTGATTATGTTCAAGTTCTTGTGCTTTGTCTTGTTCTGTTTCAGTAACGAGAATGATATGCTTCATGTTTTTGGTTGTGGTTACTGATTCATGTTCTTGCTTATGGTTATTGATTCAAGtttttgttcttcattttttttaaaaaactctaaaataaGAGACTTGCAATGGAGGTCACCTAATCTCAATGTCTTTAACTAGGTCTCTTATTCTACTTTTCCTCTTAAATACCATTaaacaaagaataagaaacaCAATCACCATCTCcaggataatgatgctctaagagcATCCTCATTAGTGAACCCCATCTTGGggttcataaattttttttaatatattttgatgggACCATGAATAGTGATGAACCTCTATCTATTATGCTTTTTGCATTGGTGAACCTGAATAAAAAGTTCTTAGGAATAAAAGTAACAACAAACTAATCAACAATGTTTTTACAAGCACCACAACCTAGAACTAATCCCATACGTAACAAAACCTGAATTTCTGTTTCAAAGAAATAACAAAGGCGAGCTAGAGCTTAGTGTACAAAATAGGAAAAAGCATTGAACAACAACACATGAAATGAGTACAATTTTGATCACTTTCGAAGAGGTTTAAGGCAGAGCATCACCAGAATAATCACAAAACTCTGTTTTTACTACAGACAAACAAGCCAGCTATTATATGACGTAAAGAAGAATAAGGAATGCTTTGACCTTGAGCTTCAGCTACAATGGCCCTCCAATTCTCAGACCAAAGTCTACATATATTATTATGCTACTTGCTGCTATTTTCTTGTCTGCTGCTATATTCCTTCTCCAAGAATCCAAAACCATCTTTAGCCGATCCTGCAGATTCACCAGGATGTCCATATTATGCTTTCCTGCAGATTCACCAGGATGTTTTTTGCCTGCATAAAACGTAAAATCAATTGCAATACTCTCTCGCACTGAAGAACGAGAACCCCACTAACAACAAACTCTCCAACTGAATCCGGCAAATCAAGGCCACTAAACTCGAGCCCTTGGATTGCACTAGTTAAGGAAAGCATAATATGGACAAATACATACACACcaatcaataaaattaaaaacacagTGAAATTGGCGTAATAAAACCAATCTCAAGCACACAAACTCACAACTCCTAAGAAGACATGAAACGTTTACCTCGTCAAACTCACAAACTGAGATTGGCCGACCACGAAACTGTGATGATgcattaattttaatcaaacaaaaagaagttTCAATCTTTCTAAATAAGAATCGGTTGTAAGGTAACCTTGATGACGCTCTTGAGGTGCTTGACGAGCTCCGAGTCTGGTGTGGGTTCATGAGAGTGGACTAAGTTCGATTCCAAACAACAACAAATCAGACTCTCTCTCCAAAAGCAGTCAAATTGAACTCACTATAAAGTGTGGAGGTGGGATGAATTACCGGGAGGATTGAAGAGAGCGGAACGGTTGACGGATATTGTTGTTCCGGCGGCGGTGGCGGCGGGATCTGACTCATCGACGGTGCTACTACTCGCCGAGGAAGGTGGATCTGGAGAGAGGGTTTTGAGAAGAAGGGAGGAGTCTTGGAAGAGAGAAGACGGTTAGGAGATGATGTTTGTGACGGAAGGAGAAGGCAGTGAATGATTGACACGTGGTTTGAACCCGTTTCATAAGTTCATCCATAAGGATCGGTTCAACGAATTAAagccattttttatttttttaaatcaattcgGGCTTATGAACTTGAGCCCATGAACCCCATTACATCCTCTAATGGGGATGCTCTAACATTCACCATAAGAGACCTTGGTTATTATAAAGTTCACAATTTTTAGCTATAACTTCCAATCGTGACAATTTAGACCTCGTCTACAATCCAATCGGCTAGAGAGTGGAGAGAATCTCAGAATCTTCATTTCTCCCAAACCCTAGATTCCTCACGAAATGGCGACGGAGATCTCCTTGGATCTAATCAACCAACTTAAGCTCTCGCTTCGTAGGAACGCCAATCTCGATTCCTCTTCCCCCATCCTTCTTCCCACAGCTCCGGAGGCGATCTCGGAACTCGACGCCTCCTCGCCTCCTTACCTCCGTTGCCGGAGCTGCAAAGGAAAGCTTCTGCGAGGGATCGAGTCTCTGATCTGCGTTTTCTGCGGCGAGCAGCAACGGACGAGCGATAACGCTCCTGATCCGATCAAGTTCACCTCCACTTCCGCTTACAAATGGTTTCTCAGCTCTCTCAATCTAGATGGATCGGTAAAACATCTAGAAATACTTTTCAGTTCTGTTGTGTTATTGTAAAGATGGAGACTTTATGAAACGATTTTGCATCTGCAGGAGATGGTAGAGCCGTTAGAGGAAACGAATGTATCAAGAAGAGGAGGTAAGATACCTGTAGTGAAAGGAGTTGCTGCTTTGTCTGAGTTTCTTGATTTGGAAGTGCAATGGTCTGCTAGAGCTGAAACGAGTGATGGACTATCAGTACAGAATAAAAGCCCTCTGAATCTAGGAGGAATCAGTCTTGATGATCTTTCCAAAGTTGAGAGTAAACGGGAGGATGACGATGATTTTAAGGATCCACGTAGTCTTAGCTTGTTTGATAGTAGTGTCAAGAGCCAAGGAGTTGTTGAATCGCAGCAGAATGATAATGTTGGTTTGATTAAGGGAAAAGCTTCATCTGAAGGACGTGAGAGTCTTAGTTTGTTTGCGGGACAGGATAGTGATTCTTTAGCAGAGAAGGGAAATTTTGGGTTCTTTGAGGAAAAAGATTCTGAGAACTCTTTTAAAGAGGATAAGAACCTTAGTCTGTTTGATGGGAAAGATTCTCTGAGAACTAGTTCTTCTAGAAAAGATGATGATAGTTTTGGATTCTTTGAGGGTAGAGATGCTCAGGGAACAAGTTCTTCTAAAGAAGATGAGAGTTTTGGTTTCTTTGAAGGCAAATATGCTCAGAGGAATAGTACTTCGAACGAGGATGGTAATCTTGGTTTGTTTGAGGGTAAAGATGGTCAGAAAAATAGTTCTTTTAAAGAGGATGAAACCTTTGGTTTGTTTGAGGGAGTGCCATCATCAAATGATGGCCTCAAGTCTTTTGATGACAAGGTTGCTGCCTCTTCTTCTGATTGGGATTCTGACTTTCAATCTGTCTCCCAGGAAAAAAATACTGGCGATCCTTTTGTAAGTTCTCCAGTTGATTTCTCTGCTCATATGGATACTGTCTTTGGTTCCGGAAAACCAGCAGATTCTTCAACTGCATATGTTTCCAATGCTGGTGACTGGCTGCAAGATGATTTTTTTGGTAATGCTACTGGCAAGTCTCAGAACAACGACCagactgccaatgataagaatGAGGGACAAGTTGTGGGAGGAAATGGAAGTCCATCCATGGATATTGATTGGATTGGAGAAGATCTATGGCAAACCAGTGAAAAGAAAGCCGTTGAGAAGACACCTACggatgataatgatgatgaagatgactGGAATGATTTTGCTAGCTCAGCTAACTCCAAGACTCCTAGTAATCTGCTTTCGAGAACCATGGAAAGTTCCCAAGAAGAGATATTTGATGGGATGTCACGTGTTAAGAACGACGTTAAAGAACAGAGCGAATATGAGAAGCAGAATACTGGTACAAGCATGATATCTGACATAGCCAAAGTTCAAGAAGATGATCTCTTTGGAAATTGGGATAGTTTCTCATCCTCAGCCGTTTTGCAAACACCTGTGCAGCCTCCCACAAGCCATGTGACTCCATCTCCTGAGCAGAATCAGGGGATGAACTTGTTGGAGGAAAGTAACCACCACAGAGACCTTGATTCTGGTTTGTTTTCGGAAAGTATTGGGGGCCACACCAACTCAGAGGAGGTCACAGCCATGCCTTCCGGAACCTCCTCAACCTCAGAGAGGTTTCTTATACTCTCCTaaacttgttgttctctaaTCTTTATACAGCAATATTCATTTCGTATTAACAAGAAGCTTCAGATGTAATAACATTGTGTTttcttttgctctgttttcagAACGGGTGATCCTGATGTTCAAGATCAAGTAACAACTGATTCCCGCAAGTCAAAGAGTGATGTTGCGGAGGAGGTGATGTCACAGATGCATGATCTCTCGTTTATGCTCGAGACCAAACTCTCTGTGCCTCCAATCTCCAAGGCAGAGTAATATTATGACATATTGtactatctatctatctatctctctTTCGCCTCTCCTGTTTTTTCTTGGGGCTCGAAGATTGTTTGTAATCAcgaacatattttattttcaagaaaTCAGAAGATCCAACTTGCTTTTGCATTGTAGGCAACAAATGGTGTTACTCTAGTCTAGTGGTATCGTCCATTGATTGATTACGAATGCACCTACTGAGCCTCTTAGGTACTTGCATAACACTTGTGAGTTCTAGATTTCTAGTCTCTGGTCAAGGTTTCAAGttcattttagaaaaatacagaGGAAGTCAACTGGTTTGTTCTTGATATaaggtttagaaaaaaaaacaaaaaaagaaaccattTTGATTCCGTCTTATGATCTtacatacaaaagaaaaaaggtttTTGTTCTAATAGATCAACTTAGGTGGTAAACAGAAACCTCATATCTTCTGCTGTCAACTTTCCTATGGCCTCCTGAGAACCACCAACGGTCCTGTAAGTGCACAAAGAGTGTGTTCATGACAACTTCTTATTAATAGTAACAGTTTATATTCGGAAATAAAAAACAACACAAGTAGGGAGAATCTTTACTTACCCTTCAAACACAAGTTCCTTCTTGTTTTGAAGCTTCAGAATCTTTTCCTCCACTGTGTTCTCTATTATGAATCTCACAACCCTGTAACTTTCACACACAATCACAAACGTATCCAATATCTATTCTCACCAACCAACGACATAGAAGAAGAACTAGAGTGTAACCTGATTGGCTTGTACTGCCCGATCCTATGAATTCTGTCTTGTGCTTGCCTCTCAACCGCTGGGTTCCACCACGGGTCCATCATGAACACCTAACATAGTTTTTTTTCCACAGACGACAACAAAACGTTATAACAAGCTTTTCAATAAGTGTTCATCTCCATAGTTGCTGTTAACTAGACACTTTACATGTGAAGCGACTGTTAAGTTGAGAGCAACCCCTCCAGCTTTCAAACTCATCAAGAAAACTTTGCAATCCGGATCTTCCCTGAATTTGTTGATAGCAACATCTCTAGCTGCCATCGACATGCTTCCCACCAGCTGGGTGCAACCAACCCCACACTGAAAAAGAAAGAGTGTGTTTCATTTCTAATCAAAAACTAATGAACATATTCGTGTACCATAGTGTGTGTTGCTCTCTTTATATTTTACCTTCCCGAGTGTGTAATTGATCAGATCCAAGAATGATGTGAACTGGCTGAAAACTATTGCCTTAGCAGACCCATCTCTTTCCACCATGAGCCTTATTTCTTCCCTCTGCAGTATACACACATGATTACTTAACAGGGTGGAGACAATCagctgaaaatataaataagattCATAGAGCACACACACATACCAAGGCCTCTATCTTTGTACTAGTCTGAAAATCATCGAGCTTGATTCGGTTTAAGATGCTTGAGGCTCTAAATCCTTTAATCGTTGTCTTGTTTGCCTTCTGCTCAATGCCAGCTTTAGCAGTCCAATCCATAGTCAGTAGTGTTGAGCATGTTGGACAGCTGACTTGTCCCAGGGATGCAGAGAAATCAATCAGACAAGCTTTACAGAACACATGTTCACAGGAAGTCACCTTCAAAAGTCAAAAataaccaaagaaaaaatattacatcAAACAATATAGAAATCTCACAGATTCCTgaacaaaaaaattgattgaTACACTTACAACATTGTCCTCAGCCGGTTCGTGGCAGAGACCACATTCATGCTCCTTTTTGTTATCATCATTCAAGTTAGCATTAGCACCTCCAGAACTGGAATACACCACGAGGTATGGATGATCAACAgcctgccaaaaaaaaaaaaattgcatcaCTAAACCTACAATCTTTATCATCCAGAAAGTGAACTGTAGATGCCACCACACACCTGTCTCAGACGGGTGAGAAGATCAAATATATGAGCAAAGTTATTCATAATTGTCCCAGCCTCGATATACCTGCATACAGAAATGCCACACACATGGCAGAGTCATGTTACATGATGAAACCAAGGAGCAAAAAGACATTAGAAGAAAACCATATAAGATTAGAAAGGGTACTTAACGTATTGAATTGGGCTTGGCTGTTTTGGTACAGTGACTCATAGTAATCAGACTCTTTTACATCTAGGGTATCCCGCCTCAGAGTGATCtacatgaaaataaaaaaaaaacttataagcAACTACATTAGGCAAGAGAggcaagagagagagacaagataGCAAACATACGATTCTAGGAGGAAGGGCAAGATCAGCTGCCCGGCCCAGTTTAGTACGTCTTAGGAGTATGTCTTTCAGAACTTTGTCTTTAAGCAATATCATGGCTCTCTTCCCCCGCTCCTCGTTTCCATAAGCTGGCTCTGTTATTGGGTTCGCCACATTCTATAGCAAAAGATggtaaacaacaacaaaaatcatTAGGACAAGACTAGTATAAACATTGTGTTTAAGCAATATCATGGACAGAACCTTGTTCCACCAACAGAAATGCCGAACTGCATTATGAGGGCAGCTGTGACAGTCTGCATGCGTACTGCAAACACCAAAAAGGAGATCGATCAAACAGAGCATTATAGAGAGCTTATGAAACAGAAGAAAGTGTGGTAAAGTTTTTACGTGTAGTCAAGAATTCTACAGTCACAGTCCTTGCAGAAGTAATAAGAGTATGGACTAATCTGCAGGAAGCGAATCtgataacaaaacaaaaaagaaaaaaaaatagtcaaagatcAGAAGACGTTAACGATATAATGTGCAAGTGGCTATATTATAGATTAAAAACTAACCAGAGAGTAAAGCTCTCCAACACGATTCTGGAGAGGAGTACCACTCAAAGCCCATCTATAAGTAGCCTCCAAAGCAAAAACAGCTCTCGCAGTGTTGCTTCGTCTCTCTTTGATGTAATGAGcctgttttattattatgtacaaatgtaaataaaaaactaacaaaAGAGACATATATGTCTTTGGTAGTTACTACTGACCTCATCCAAGATGACCCGGTTCCATTTAATAGAGTACAAAACAGACTTCTTTCTATTCACTGAATCT from Raphanus sativus cultivar WK10039 unplaced genomic scaffold, ASM80110v3 Scaffold3806, whole genome shotgun sequence encodes the following:
- the LOC130506942 gene encoding uncharacterized protein LOC130506942, which gives rise to MSQIPPPPPPEQQYPSTVPLSSILPSTLMNPHQTRSSSSTSRASSSFVVGQSQFVSLTSAIQGLEFSGLDLPDSVGEFVVSGVLVLQCERVLQLILRFMQAKNILVNLQESIIWTSW
- the LOC130506941 gene encoding uncharacterized protein LOC130506941; its protein translation is MATEISLDLINQLKLSLRRNANLDSSSPILLPTAPEAISELDASSPPYLRCRSCKGKLLRGIESLICVFCGEQQRTSDNAPDPIKFTSTSAYKWFLSSLNLDGSEMVEPLEETNVSRRGGKIPVVKGVAALSEFLDLEVQWSARAETSDGLSVQNKSPLNLGGISLDDLSKVESKREDDDDFKDPRSLSLFDSSVKSQGVVESQQNDNVGLIKGKASSEGRESLSLFAGQDSDSLAEKGNFGFFEEKDSENSFKEDKNLSLFDGKDSLRTSSSRKDDDSFGFFEGRDAQGTSSSKEDESFGFFEGKYAQRNSTSNEDGNLGLFEGKDGQKNSSFKEDETFGLFEGVPSSNDGLKSFDDKVAASSSDWDSDFQSVSQEKNTGDPFVSSPVDFSAHMDTVFGSGKPADSSTAYVSNAGDWLQDDFFGNATGKSQNNDQTANDKNEGQVVGGNGSPSMDIDWIGEDLWQTSEKKAVEKTPTDDNDDEDDWNDFASSANSKTPSNLLSRTMESSQEEIFDGMSRVKNDVKEQSEYEKQNTGTSMISDIAKVQEDDLFGNWDSFSSSAVLQTPVQPPTSHVTPSPEQNQGMNLLEESNHHRDLDSGLFSESIGGHTNSEEVTAMPSGTSSTSERTGDPDVQDQVTTDSRKSKSDVAEEVMSQMHDLSFMLETKLSVPPISKAE
- the LOC130506940 gene encoding DNA repair protein RAD16-like, whose product is SDEEHDDDDDDGNDDLPAPAPVLAIPVAFHVPLPNANHQPRGTKRKSYQVTREKGKLLWEIWEKEDEKWVDEHMKDDVDLDHQQNAATIAETAEPPRDLIMPLLRYQREFLAWATKQERSVSGGILADEMGMGKTVQAISLVLAQREVDRASSKKAVGCTLVLCPLVAVSQWLSEIERFTSKGSTRVLVYHGAKREKNGNEFKKYDFVLTTYSTVENEFRKCVVPGKKQCEYCSKWFLPNRLVAHHAYICGPSSEKANKHGGKMINTNPIAVMLRKQAEEEAQEGSSKVKRSKKKSKKQTLEEEDSVNRKKSVLYSIKWNRVILDEAHYIKERRSNTARAVFALEATYRWALSGTPLQNRVGELYSLIRFLQISPYSYYFCKDCDCRILDYTTHADCHSCPHNAVRHFCWWNKNVANPITEPAYGNEERGKRAMILLKDKVLKDILLRRTKLGRAADLALPPRIITLRRDTLDVKESDYYESLYQNSQAQFNTYIEAGTIMNNFAHIFDLLTRLRQAVDHPYLVVYSSSGGANANLNDDNKKEHECGLCHEPAEDNVVTSCEHVFCKACLIDFSASLGQVSCPTCSTLLTMDWTAKAGIEQKANKTTIKGFRASSILNRIKLDDFQTSTKIEALREEIRLMVERDGSAKAIVFSQFTSFLDLINYTLGKCGVGCTQLVGSMSMAARDVAINKFREDPDCKVFLMSLKAGGVALNLTVASHVFMMDPWWNPAVERQAQDRIHRIGQYKPIRVVRFIIENTVEEKILKLQNKKELVFEGTVGGSQEAIGKLTAEDMRFLFTT